Proteins from a single region of Bos javanicus breed banteng chromosome 7, ARS-OSU_banteng_1.0, whole genome shotgun sequence:
- the TIMM29 gene encoding mitochondrial import inner membrane translocase subunit Tim29, which translates to MVFLFGVRTPSRKTMAAAALKRFWSRSRREARDAAAAKPGVWARLGAWARSLLQDYAEACKDAAAAARARPGKAAMYLGLLGGAVACCSLAPSEAAFEEALLDASGTLLLLAPATRNRDSEAFVQRLLWLRGRGCLRHVSLGLFSLVYEAPFDAQASLYQARCRYLQPRWTDFPDRILDVGFVGRWWVLGARMRDCDINDDEFLHLPAHLRVVGPHQLHSEANERLFDEKYKPVVLTDDQVDQALWEDHVLQKEKKDQLALSQADSLLPSEAAR; encoded by the exons ATGGTGTTTCTCTTCGGAGTGCGGACGCCCAGCCGGAAGACAATGGCGGCTGCCGCCCTGAAGAGATTTTGGTCCCGAAGCCGTAGAGAGGCGCGTGACGCTGCAGCCGCAAAGCCGGGCGTGTGGGCGCGGTTGG GCGCTTGGGCCCGCTCGCTGCTCCAAGATTACGCCGAGGCCTGCAAggacgcggcggcggcggcgcgggcccGGCCCGGGAAGGCGGCCATGTACTTAGGGCTGCTGGGTGGCGCGGTGGCCTGTTGCTCCCTGGCACCGAGCGAGGCAGCCTTCGAGGAGGCGCTGCTCGACGCGTCGGGGACCCTTCTGCTGCTGGCGCCCGCCACTCGCAACCGCGACTCGGAGGCGTTCGTGCAGCGGCTGCTTTGGCTGCGTGGTCGCGGCTGTCTGCGCCACGTGAGCCTGGGCCTCTTCTCGCTGGTGTACGAGGCGCCCTTCGATGCCCAGGCCAGCCTCTACCAGGCTCGCTGTCGGTACCTGCAGCCCCGCTGGACCGACTTCCCTGACCGGATTCTGGATGTGGGCTTCGTGGGCCGCTGGTGGGTGCTGGGGGCCCGGATGCGCGACTGCGACATCAACGACGACGAGTTCCTGCACCTGCCGGCTCACCTGCGCGTCGTCGGGCCCCACCAGCTGCACTCGGAGGCCAATGAGCGGCTCTTCGACGAGAAATACAAGCCCGTAGTGCTCACCGACGACCAGGTGGACCAGGCGCTGTGGGAGGACCACGTtttgcagaaggagaagaaggaccAGCTCGCCCTGAGCCAGGCTGACTCTCTGCTGCCGTCGGAGGCCGCGAGGTGA
- the LOC133252073 gene encoding GTPase HRas-like, translated as MRKSALTIQLIENHPVEDNSTMEVLGAQEERGRVPSQEGWLSLSSYWKQVVTDGETYLLDTAGQESQRHGDQYMSTSEGFPLGVCINNTESFKGIHQPWEQIKWVKDSDGIPVVLVGTSVTWSWYRRVSAGQNLTQNCSVPCRQLLDLWLQLRDPLEPTSIPLTQQPLKLAPQGPSQP; from the exons ATGAGGAAGAGTGCCCTGACCATCCAGCTCATCGAGAACCACCCCGTGGAGGACAACTCCACCATGGAG GTCCTGGGGGCACAAGAGGAGCGAGGGAGGGTCCCCTCCCAGGAAGGTTGGCTGTCTCTAAGTTCCTACTGGAAGCAAGTGGTCACTGATGGGGAGACCTACCTACTGGACACAGCAGGCCAGGAGAGTCAGCGTCATGGAGACCAGTACATGAGCACCAGCGAGGGCTTTCCTCTGGGTGTTTGCATCAACAATACCGAGTCCTTCAAGGGCATCCACCAGCCCTG GGAGCAGATCAAGTGGGTGAAGGACTCAGATGGCATACCTGTGGTGCTGGTGGGAACGAGTGTGACCTGGTCATGGTACCGTCGAGTCTCAGCAGGCCAGAACCTCACCCAAAACTGCAGCGTCCCCTGCA GGCAGCTGCTCGACCTCTGGCTTCAGCTAAGGGACCCCCTGGAACCCACTTCGATTCCCCTGACCCAGCAGCCCCTCAAGCT